DNA from Campylobacter sp. CNRCH_2014_0184h:
GTTATAAGAAGTCCAGAAAGCACAAATTTTGATGCAAGAACCAGATCATGGTATCAAGAATCAAAAAATGCTAAAAAACTTACCGTTTCTGATCCTTATAAAAGTATCGAAGATGACTCCATAACCATTTCTTATGCTGCGCCTGTATATAAAAACAATAAATTAATAGCTGTAGTTGGAGGTGATTATAACTTACATACTTTTTCCAAAGATGTATTATCTATAGGTCACTCTGATAGCTCTTATGCAGGTGTATATGACAAAGATGGAACTATTGTATTTCACGAAGACAAAGATAGAATGCTTACAAAAAATGATTTAAGTATTAATATAGCAAATGCTATTAAGGAAAATCCTGATTTAATTGATCCAAGCAAAGAAGAAACTTTGTTCTATGCTAAAGACGAAGTGGGTAAAACTCAAGTCATTACTTGTAATCAAACTTTAAATCCTAAATATATAGTTTGTTCTATTACAGACGAATCTGTATACACTGATGCTGTTAATAAAGTTTTATTCCAACAAGTTATTATCGCACTAATAGCCATAATCATTGCATTAATTTTAGTTAGATTTACTATAGCCAAAAATTTAAAACCTATTGCAGTTATCACTACA
Protein-coding regions in this window:
- a CDS encoding cache domain-containing protein, coding for MIVVNVINYYQSKDSTSYYLEEIQKKTMFDVNEAYKIYSNSKRSAIASIAIFIEKNPKPNANELFDVLESIRSAGGFDVTYIGFEDDGSLYQSNRVIRSPESTNFDARTRSWYQESKNAKKLTVSDPYKSIEDDSITISYAAPVYKNNKLIAVVGGDYNLHTFSKDVLSIGHSDSSYAGVYDKDGTIVFHEDKDRMLTKNDLSINIANAIKENPDLIDPSKEETLFYAKDEVGKTQVITCNQTLNPKYIVCSITDESVYTDAVNKVLFQQVIIALIAIIIALILVRFTIAKNLKPIAVITT